The Arachis ipaensis cultivar K30076 chromosome B07, Araip1.1, whole genome shotgun sequence genome includes a window with the following:
- the LOC107607530 gene encoding uncharacterized protein LOC107607530 — protein sequence MALITTGKAGSISSFEELAKSFIDYFPAARIYVHGSDYLGTIRQGPQESLKDYLTRFAEATMEIPDLDPAVHLHSIKAGLRPGKFRETIAVTKPKTLEEFRERAAGQMEIKELREIEKTEKRQPKREDEKATRSTNVKDLKRPFRLTPKFDNYTKFNSRREKIIKEILNTKIIKPPARAGSYQDQRFVDKSKHSAFHQKYGHTTDECVIAKDLLERLARQGLLDKYIEGRKHREGGREERQQTSESKENNKWPNNTPPKVVINTISGGFAGGRETTSARKRSYHTMLAIEGTTPYSNKNTSDLEIIFNQNDIRSASPHLDDPVVISIQIGELLVRKVLLDPSSSADVLFYNTFLKMKISEKLIQPSSGELVGFSGERVPVKGYIWLKTMMENHPLSRTADIQFLIVDCPSPYNIILGRPALNTFRAVVLTFHLCVKFQAQDGKIATLHSDRQQARQCYNASLKKSAPRLEFQQEIKAIHNTTEVLSLVELDPREDTQERPQPADELQKIPLTEKPEQFTYIGQALQGKERLELVQILQDNADLFA from the coding sequence ATGGCCCTAATAACGACGGGGAAGGCAGGATCGATCTCTTCTTTCGAAGAGTTGGCAAAGTCCTTCATAGACTACTTCCCTGCAGCAAGGATATATGTGCACGGATCGGACTACCTCGGCACCATCCGCCAAGGTCCCCAAGAAAGCTTGAAAGACTACCTCACCAGGTTTGCAGAAGCGACAATGGAAATACCAGACCTAGATCCCGCCGTCCACCTGCACTCCATAAAGGCTGGTCTCCGACCTGGAAAATTCAGGGAGACAATTGCGGTAACAAAGCCGAAGACATTGGAAGAATTCCGTGAGAGGGCGGCAGGACAAATGGAGATTAAAGAACTCCGTGAAATCGAAAAAACGGAGAAAAGGCAACCTAAAAGAGAGGATGAAAAGGCGACAAGATCGACAAATGTCAAAGACCTCAAAAGGCCCTTCAGACTAACCCCAAAATTTGACAACTACACCAAGTTCAACTCGAGGAGGGagaaaataatcaaagaaatacTCAATACTAAAATTATAAAACCACCGGCAAGAGCTGGGAGCTATCAAGATCAAAGGTTTGTCGACAAAAGCAAGCACTCTGCCTTTCACCAAAAATACGGCCACACAACAGATGAATGCGTAATAGCCAAGGACCTATTAGAAAGATTGGCACGACAAGGTCTCCTAGACAAATACATCGAAGGAAGGAAACATAGGGAAGGTGGCAGAGAAGAACGCCAACAAACCTCGGAaagtaaagaaaacaataaaTGGCCAAACAACACGCCACCTAAAGTGGTCATAAACACCATATCAGGAGGATTCGCCGGAGGAAGAGAAACGACTTCGGCAAGAAAGCGCAGCTACCACACAATGCTCGCAATAGAAGGAACAACACCATATAGCAATAAGAACACCTCAGACCTAGAAATCATCTTCAACCAGAATGACATACGCTCGGCCTCGCCacacttagacgacccagtggtaATTTCTATCCAAATAGGCGAGTTATTGGTAAGAAAAGTCCTCTTGGACCCAAGTAGCAGTGCCGATGTTCTATTTTACAATACTTTTCTAAAAATGAAAATATCTGAAAAACTCATACAACCCTCATCCGGAGAACTAGTCGGATTCTCTGGAGAGAGGGTACCAGTTAAGGGGTACATATGGTTGAAGACAATGATGGAAAACCACCCATTGTCACGAACCGCTGACATACAATTTCTTATAGTTGATTGCCCTAGTCCTTATAATATCATCCTCGGGAGACCTGCTCTGAACACATTCAGGGCAGTAGTTTTGACCTTCCATCTATGTGTAAAATTTCAGGCACAGGACGGAAAGATAGCAACACTACATTCGGACCGACAACAAGCTCGGCAATGTTACAATGCAAGCCTAAAAAAGTCGGCACCGAGACTGGAGTTCCAGCAAGAGATCAAAGCAATCCATAACACAACCGAGGTATTGTCTTTAGTGGAGCTTGATCCTCGGGAAGACACGCAAGAAAGGCCTCAACCAGCAGACGAGCTCCAGAAAATTCCACTGACGGAGAAGCCAGAACAGTTCACATACATTGGTCAAGCACTACAAGGAAAAGAAAGATTAGAGCTCGTACAAATATTGCAAGACAATGCCGATCTATTTGCCTGA